A segment of the Desulfovibrio sp. genome:
GCCATTGCAGCGTTGCCCATGCCCATCATGCCAGAACCGTCCTAACGCTCATGAGAGCGAAGCCATACAGGATTCCAAAGGAACGACGTTCCTTTGGCGGGTGCAGGGCAGCGTCCTGCCGGGTCCGGGCGGAGCCCGGTTCCTTCACCCACCCTCTACTCCAAATACTTATTAATCCCCCGCCAGTCGAAGCGCTCGTCCTCCAGCACCCTTTCCAGAAAGCGCAAAAGCCCGGCCCGCACCGGCTCGGGGTGGTGCGGGTACCACTGGGGAGAGGCGATCACCAGCCCACGGAACACGTAGAAGGGCGCGATGACCTCTAAAATTTCCTCATCGCCAGTGCGCGAGAGATACTCTTCCCAGAAAGCGATGTAGAGCCTCTCGAAATCTCCTGAAAGCCTTGGCTTGTCCGTCTGGCCGTAGAGCGCGAACAGCACGAAATTGAGGCTCATGGTGGACACGTCGTCCGCCGGTTCGCCGAACTCGCCCCGGCTGCGGTCCAGCACGGAGAAATCCCATTTGCCATCATCATCTTTTCGCACCAGGGTGTTCCATGGGTGGAAGTCGCCATGAACCACGCTCAAGCGGTGCGTGTACTTGCGCAGCTTCCAGCGCCAGTCGACAACGCGCTTTTCCAGAGCCTGAAAGCGCTCCGGCAAAAACTTGTCGTAGGGGTAAGGATAGGCGTCCACCAGGCCGAAGATGCACTCCGAGGCACCTATCAGGTTGCGGATTCTGCGCAGGTACAGGTCCGGGTCGTCGGCCTTCTGCGCGTGGATCTCGGCCAGCCAGCCCGCAAAATCCCGGACCAGGGCGATGTCGTCCTGCGTGGCGCCTTCTTTGCCTATGCGCTCGAGATCCTTGTAGTAGTCGTCCCCGTCCACCAGCTCGTTTAAGATGAAGAACTCCTTGGGCTCCAGAACCCCTGTCATCTTGTCGCGCACGTCGAAATAGCCAAGGCCCATGGGCTTGGCATGTTTGGGCATACGCCCTGCGGTCTCGTGCTGGAACATGAGGATGGCGGCCCGGTCCCAGTAGAACTGGTGGCCGTACTTGTCGCCGCGCATGATGGACAGAACGGCGGACCGCAGGCGCCCGTTCACGGAGAACTCGATGCGCAGCGGCTTGCCGTAGCCGAATTCCTTCATGCCCTGCAGGCCGTTCTGGCCGATTTCGCCAAGCCAGGAGAGCTTTGCCGAATCCCCGAACACCTGGCGCAGGTAGGCCTGGATCTTTTCGGAGCTTACCGAAAGCGGGGTTTTCTCTTCCGTGCCTGTGCGCATGGAGTCCTCCCTGGTGGCTGGGGCGATCTTAATAAGCCTGTCTTAGACCGGTTTCCCGGGGCTGCAACCTCGCAAGAAGGCGGCGCACTTCCCTGCTGCGCCTCCCCGCGTCCTGAAGCAGCGGCAACGCGAGAGGGGGCGCTGCCGCCCCCTGCCCGGCTATGAGAGCGGCCCGAAGTTCTCCTCGTAGCGCGCCCGGAACTCTTTCTCGGTGAAGGTGTGTTCCTGGGTCCCGTGCTGCTCCACGCAATAGGCCGCGGCAACGGCTCCCATCCTGGCGGCCACGGGCAGCGGTTTGCCCAGGGCCAGCCCCCGCAACAGACCCGCCCGGAATGAGTCACCCGCGCCGGTGGGGTCTTTCACGCCTGTAATCCTGGCCGCCGGGACAGCGGTCTCGGCGCCCTTCTCATTGATCACGCAGCCTTCCTCGCCCAGGGTGGTGATGAGCGTGCCCACCCGGTGCAGTATGGCCTCTTTGGAGAGCCCGGTGGCATTCATGATCAGCTGGAGCTCGTAGTCGTTGGTGATCAGATAGCTGGCCCCGGTGAGCATCTCGGCCAGTTCCTCGCCGGAAAACGCGGTGATGTTCTGGCCGGGGTCGAAGAAAAAGGGGATGCCCAGCTCCTTGAACTTGGCGCTGTAGTGCTTCATGTCCGCCAGGCAGCCGGGGGCGACGATGCCTAACGTGGTCGCGGGATCGAAGCCATCAACCGGGAACCCGGCCTGGACCTTCATGGCTCCGGGGTTGAAGGCGGTTATCTGATTGTCGGTCTGGTCCGTGGTGATGTAGGCCCCGGCGGTCAATTCCTCGGGAACGTTCCTAATGCCCTGCAGGGTGAGCCCGTGCTTGGTAAGCCAGGCGGCGTAGGGCTCAAAATCCTTGCCCACAGAGGCAACGATGGTGGGGCTGTCGCCTAAAAGGCTCAGGGAATAGGCGATGTTACCGGCAGTGCCGCCGAACTTTTCGGTCAAACCTTCCAGCACGAAGCACACCGAGAGGATGTGCAGTTTGTCGGGCAGGATGTGGTCGGCGAACTTGCCGGGAAAGGTCATGATCCTATCGTAGGCCATGGACCCGAAGACGAGGATGCGCATCGAGGCTCCTTACGCTTGCGGACCGGTCTCGGCGGTTATCCAGTCCAGAAAATCCGGGTTGCCGGCCGCCACCGGCAAGGCCACGACACAGGGCACCTGATAGGAGTGCAACTCCTTCACCCGCGCCACGACCTTCTCCATCAGCTCGGAACGGGTCTTGGCCACGAACAGGGCCTCGTCCTCCTCCTGAACCTTGCCCTCCCACCAGTAGAGGGAACGCACGTTGTCCAGGACGTTCACGCAGGCCACCAGCCTCTCTTCCACCAGGGTCCGGCCGATTGCCAGAGCCTCGGTCCGGTCCTTGGCGGTGACGTAGACGAAAACAGCGGCCATTCTACTCGCACACCGGCTTTGCCCCGGCCTTCTGGGCGGCGAGCCACTCCACAACGGCTGGTTTGTCCTTTTCAGGCAGTTGGGCGCCGTTCTTTATCATCCTGGTCACGGAGACATCCCAGGCGGCCTTGTCCTTCACTCCAAGAGTGGAACAGATGCGCTTGGCGTTGTGGCATTTGGTGCATGTGGACATCACTGTCTGCGAGGCGTCCTGGGCCAGGGCCAGGCCGGCAAGGGAGACAGTAAAGACCAGGGCCAGGGCTGTAACGGCCAGACGGGTACGTGTCATAGGATCGTCTCCTTGAAAAGTGATTTGCTGACTCGTAGATACACGAGGCCCGTTATTTTGCAACGCGCCAAGGCTTGCCCCGGCCAGCGCGCCCGGCTAGTGTGGGCGCATGCGCCGGCGTGAACAGCTCTTGGAGTATTACCAGGCCATGCTCGGGGCCCTGGGTCACAGGCACTGGTGGCCAGCGCGCACGCCCTTCGAGGTGTGTGTGGGCGCGGTTCTTACCCAGAACACCGCCTGGACGGGCGTGGGAAAGGCCATCGCCAACCTGGACGCGGCCGGAGGCCTGGACCCGCAGACGCTCTTCGCCCTGCCCCAGGAGAAAATCGAGGAGCTGATACGCCCGGCCGGGTATTTCAGGCTCAAGGCCAAACGGCTGCGCAGCCTCCTTGAATATCTGCGCGAGAGCTGCGGCTTCGATCTGGGCCTCTTGTCCAAGCGCGACATGGGCGCCGTGCGCGAGGAACTCCTGGGCGTTTCCGGGGTGGGGCCTGAAACGGCGGATTCCATTTTGTGCTACGCCCTTGGCATGCCAAGCTTCGTGGTGGACGCATACACCAGGCGCATCCTCTCCCGGCACGGTCTGGTTCCCGAGGACGCCCATTACGACGAACTGCGAGAGTTTTTCATGGACGTGCTGGACCCCGATCCAGCCCTGTACAACGACTTCCACGCCCAGTTGGTGCGCGTGGGCAACCGCTTCTGCAAAACCCGGAAACCGCTGTGCGAAGAATGCCCTTTGGGACCGTTTCTTTCCTGATTCTTCTCTTCCTGGCTGGTGCGGCCCGGGCCGGAGCGCCCTATGCCCTGGACCCCACGGCTACGGAAATGGCCGCGCGGCCCGAGCTTGGAAGGATTCTGGCCAACATCCGCTTCCTGGAGGTCAAGTTGCGGCCCCAGACCACCCGCCTGGCCGTTCTGACCGGGGAGCGGGGCCGGCTCGTGCGGGAGCGCCAGGGAATCGAGGACGAGCTCTCGGTGCTGACCGGGAGGCTCAAGGCCATGCTCCCAAAGCTCTGGGAGATGGAGGTCCGGCTCTCGGGCGTGCTGGAAGCTTCCGACGTGGCCTGGGACGAATCGGACCGCAACCTCAACTGGCTCGGGGCCGTATACGGCCTGGCCCGCGAGGAAGCCGGCCGCGTGGGGACTAAAAACAGCGCCCTGGCCGCCAACCTGGCCAAAGAGGCCAGGCTAAGGCCTGAGATTGATACCCAGGCCGCGCAGACCGAGGCCATCAAAGACGCCCTGCTGGCTGAGCGTCTGAAACTCCTGCGTGAGTTGACGGCGCTTCGGCGCGAGAAGCCCGCGCCAGCACAGCGACTTGAACATATCCTCGAACAGGCGTCCCTGGCGGACATCTCCCCGGTCTCCACGCTGGACAAGCCTCTGGAAACAGCTCGAGGCGCCCTGCCCTGGCCAGCCACCGGCACCATATCCGCGGTGTTTGCCCCGGACGGTCTACCGCCGGTGAACGGCATCGGGATAACAACGGCCGCCGGTGCCAAGGTGTCGGCCGTGCATTGGGGCCGCGTGGCCTATGCCGGAGAATTGAAAGGGCTTGGCACGGTGGTGGTCTTGTCCCACGGCGGTGGAGCCCTCACCGTGTATTCACACCTCTCGTCCTCGTCGGTGAAGGCCGGGCAGGAACTGGCCCGGGGCGAGATGCTCGGAACCGTTGGAAAACTCCAGCCAGGGACGGTTTCCGGCATGTATTTTGAATTGCGTTTTGGCCTAAAACCAATTAACCCCAGCCGATGGTTCCCGGCCGGTTGAGAAACCGCCTGGGCAAAAGGTTTTCTGACGCATCCGGCCCATGCGGCCGGCTTTTCGCTGGAGGCGAATATATGTCCCGCAAAGTAAAGACCGGGCTGGCTGTGCTCCTGGTCATCCTGCTCCTCACAGCCGGATTGGCCATTGCCCAGGAGGACCGTTTCGGCCCCCTGAAACGTTTCAGCCAGGTGCTCGAACTGGTGGAAACCAACTACGTCAAGAACGTGACCCGCCAAGAGCTCATCGACGGAGCCATCGTGGGCATGCTCCAGCAGCTCGACGCCCACTCCAGCTTCCTCAGCAAAGAAGACTTCAAGGAGATGCAGGTGAGCACCTCCGGCGAATTCTCGGGCATCGGCATCGAGATTTCCGTTGAGGGAGGCCGCATCACAGTTATCTCCCCCATTGACGACACCCCGGCCGACAAGGCCGGACTCAAAGCCGGAGACGCGATCCTGGAAATCGAAGGCCAGTCCACCCAGGACATGTCGCTCATGGACGCGGTGCAGCGCATCCGGGGGCCCAAGGGCAAGCCCGTCAACCTGACCATCGTGCACAAGGGCAGCAACAAGCCCGAGAAGCTGCGCATCGTACGCGACGCCATACCCATCATCTCGGTCAAGAGCTCCGAGGTTGAGCCCGGCTACCTGCTGGTGCGCATCACCCGCTTCAACGAGAACACCACCAACGAATTAAAAGACGCGGTGAACTCCTACACCAAGTCCAGCGCGCTCAAGGGGATAATCCTAGACCTTCGCAACAACCCCGGCGGACTGCTCGACCAGGCCGTGAGCGTCTCCGACTACTTCCTCGCCAAGGGCCGCATCGTCACCATCAAGGGCAAGAAAGACGAGCAGCGCAAGGACTTCGACTCCAAGAAGGACGGCTCCGAGCCCTCGGTACCGGTCACCGTGGTTATAAACGCGGGTTCCGCCTCCGCGTCCGAGATCGTTGCCGGCGCGCTCCAGGACAACAAGCGCGCCCTGCTGGTGGGCGACAAGACCTTCGGCAAGGGTTCCGTGCAGACCGTCATTCCTCTAAACGACGGCTCGGGCATCAAGCTCACCACGGCCCTCTACTACACCCCCAGTGGCCGCTCCATCCAGGCCGAAGGCGTGGAGCCCGACTTCAAGGTGCCCCTGCAGGACACCGACAAGGAAAAGGACCTCTTCGCCCAGGGTCACCAGGTGCGCGAGCGGGATCTGACCCGTCACCTGGACAACGTCAGCCGCAAGAAGAAGCCTGACGGAACCGACCCCAAACAGAAGATCAAGGATCTCATGGAGCGCGACAACCAGCTGAAGCTGGCCCTGGAGTTGCTCAAGTACGCACCTGTGAGCTCCGCAGCGAACTAGCATGGCACAAAAACGCCCCGGCAAACCCCGGCGGCGTCCCGCGAGTAAAAAGCGCGGCCGGACGCCAACCCCGGCCGCGCTCGTTTTCTTCGCGGGCGTGGCCCTTGCCGCCATAATCCTGTTTTTCGGCTACGCCTTCTTCTACCTGCCCCAGAAGCAGGCGGAAAAAGCCCAGCCCCAGACGCAAACCCAAGGCAAGGCGCAAGCCCCAGCCCAGGCTCCTGCCGCTCCCCCTGTTTCGGACCAGGCTCAGGCCCCGGCCCAGACACCAGTGGTCCCTCCCGTTTCGCCGCAAATCTCCGAAGCCAAGCCGGGTGGTCCGCGCCTGACCATCGTCATCGACGACCTGGGCGGCTCCCCGGACCAGGCCAAGGAACTTCTGGACCTGGGCCTCCCCGTAACCTTCTCCATCCTTCCTAATTTGACTTACACAAAAGAGGTGGACGCCATGGCAGCCAAGGCGGGGATGGAGGTTATCCTCCACCAGCCCATGGGTGCTTACGGCAATTCCCCCGAATCCCCAGGCACATTGAAGTCCGGCATGACAGTGCCCGAGGTGGCCCGGATTCTCACCGCGCACCTGGCCCAGCTGCCGCACGCAACCGGAGTGAGCAACCATACCGGGTCCAAGGCCACCGAGGATCCCGTGCTCATGGCCGCTGTCATGGTCGAGCTCAAATCCAGGAACCTCTTGTTTTTGGATTCGCTCACCTCTGCCAAGAGCGTGGGCCTGAAGGAAGCCGCCAAGGCAGGAGTTCCGGCCATTCCCAGGACCGTGTTTTTAGACAACGAGCGAGGCCAGCAGGCGGCGCTTCTCATGCTGGCCCAGGCCGAGAAGGAAGCCAGAACCAAGGGCAAGGCCGTGGCAATCGGCCACCCCTATCCCGAGACCATCGGAGCCTTGGCCGTCTGGAGCATCCGCCGGGACAAGGCCGTCCGGCTGGTTCCCCTCTCCGCACTGTTAAAGACCGATTGATCATCGCTTCCGGGCGTGCTAGGAACGCCTCGTTTTTGACTCTCCGCCGCAACAACCCCATAAGGACTTGATATGAAACGACTTACTGCTCTATTCGCTGTAGTGGCGCTTGCTCTGGCCGCCACATCCGCTCTGGCCCAACAGAAGGTGGTCTCCATCACCCAGATCGTCGAGCACCCGGCCCTAGACAACACCCGCAAGGGCTTCATGGACGGCCTCAAGGAGCTGGGCGTGGACGCCAAGTTCAACGTGCACATCGCCCAGGGCAACGCCGCCACCAACGTTCAGATCGCAGGCCAGATGCTGGACGAAAAGCCCCATCTGGTTCTGGCCATCGCCACTCCGGGCGCACAGGTAAGCGCCCAGAAGATCAAGGACATCCCCGTGCTGTTCACCGCCGTGTCCGACCCTGTGGGCGCCGGCCTGGTCAAGAGCATGGACGCTCCGGGCGGCAACTTGACCGGCATGACCGACATGCCCCCCGTGGCCAAGCAGCTCGAACTGATTAAAACGATCCTGCCCAAGGCTGCCAAGATCGGCATCGTCTACAACGCCGGCGAAGCCAACTCCGTGAGCCAGGTCAATGCCGTGAAAGCCGCGGGGGCCAAGCTCGGCATGAGCGTGGTGGAAGCCACCGTTTCCAACTCCGGAGGCGTGTTCCAGGCAGCCAAGAGCTTGGTGGGGGCCTGTGATGCGGTGTACATCCCCCTGGACAACACCGTGGTTTCGGCCTTCGAATCCCTGGTGAAGATCTGCGAGGAGAACAAGCTGCCCCTGTTCTCCTCGGACAACGAATCCGTGGCCAAGGGCTCCATCGCCGCCTTGGCCCTGGACTACTACGCCATGGGCAAGCAGACCGCGGCCATGGCCAAGAAAATCCTGGACGGGACCAAACCCGGTGCCATGCCCGTCGAGTCCCTCACCAACCTGGACGTGCACTTGAACCTGAAGGCCGCCAAGGCCCAGGGCGTTACCGTGCCTGAGGACGTGGTCAAGAAGGCCGTAAAAAAATTCGAGTAGCATCCTTGACCGCAGTATATCTCGGGGGGTGGGGCGTACGTCTCATCCCCTTTTTTTTCACGGATGGGTTCCAGTGTGCGCAGATCGCTGATGGCAGCGATCAATTCATTTTGCTTTGCGAAATTTCATAAATCCAAGTCGTTTCCGGACTTGGGAATTCTGTTTGCCGTCCTAGCTTCGCCCTCAGGGCCTGAACGCCTTTACAAACCACTCTTTTCGGGGCAAACGTCCGGGGTTTCGCGGCCACTTGGCCAATATCCGGAGCCATCACCAATATGTCCTTTTACGCCTTCATCGGAGCGCTCGAACAGGGCTTCGTCTTCGGTCTCATGGTGCTGGGGGTGTACCTCACCTTCCGCATCCTGGACTTCCCCGATCTCACCGTGGACGGGTCCCTGCCTTTGGGAGCTGCCGTCTCCTCGGTGTGCATTGGCGCGGGGCTGAACCCCTACCTGTCGCTCATACCCGCCACACTGGCCGGATTCCTGGCAGGGGCGGTCACAGGGATTCTGAACACCCGGCTCAAGATCCTTCATCTGCTCTCCTCAATTCTTACCATGATCGCGCTCTACTCCATCAACATCCGCATCATGGGCAAACCCAACTTCACGCTCCTGGGCAAAACCACAGTGCTGGACTCCCTGGCCACGCTCGGCCTACCTTCCTGGATGGCCGCCCCCGCCCTGTTCGCCCTCATCACCATTCTTGCCGCCGCCACCCTCATCTGGTTCACCCGCACCCAGCTTGGCCAGGCCATGCTGGCCACCGGCGACAACCCGCGCATGATCACCGCCCTTGGCGTTAACACCGGAAGCATGATTGTTCTGGGCGTGGGGCTTTCCAACGCCCTGGTGGCCCTGTGCGGCGCCCTGGTGGCCCAGAACCAGGGATCGGCCGATGTGAACATGGGCGTCGGCACCATAGTGGCCGGGCTGGCCTCGGTGATCATCGGCGAGACCCTGCTCGGCAAGGGCAGCATCACCAAGATGATCCTGGCCGCGGTCACCGGTTCCGTGGTCTACCGACTGGCCATCGCCCTGGCCCTGTCGTTCAAGATGGGGAGTTTCTCTTTCGCGCCAAGCGACTTGAACCTCATCACGGCCTTGATCGTCGTGGCCGCCCTTACCGCGCCCAAGCTCAAGGGTTCACGGTTCTGGAAGGCGGCCGCCTGATGCTTACGCTCTCCGGAATCACCAAATGCTTCCATAGAGGCAGCGTCAACGAGGTCATGGCCTTAAACGGCAT
Coding sequences within it:
- a CDS encoding phosphotransferase, yielding MRTGTEEKTPLSVSSEKIQAYLRQVFGDSAKLSWLGEIGQNGLQGMKEFGYGKPLRIEFSVNGRLRSAVLSIMRGDKYGHQFYWDRAAILMFQHETAGRMPKHAKPMGLGYFDVRDKMTGVLEPKEFFILNELVDGDDYYKDLERIGKEGATQDDIALVRDFAGWLAEIHAQKADDPDLYLRRIRNLIGASECIFGLVDAYPYPYDKFLPERFQALEKRVVDWRWKLRKYTHRLSVVHGDFHPWNTLVRKDDDGKWDFSVLDRSRGEFGEPADDVSTMSLNFVLFALYGQTDKPRLSGDFERLYIAFWEEYLSRTGDEEILEVIAPFYVFRGLVIASPQWYPHHPEPVRAGLLRFLERVLEDERFDWRGINKYLE
- a CDS encoding carbohydrate kinase family protein, which produces MRILVFGSMAYDRIMTFPGKFADHILPDKLHILSVCFVLEGLTEKFGGTAGNIAYSLSLLGDSPTIVASVGKDFEPYAAWLTKHGLTLQGIRNVPEELTAGAYITTDQTDNQITAFNPGAMKVQAGFPVDGFDPATTLGIVAPGCLADMKHYSAKFKELGIPFFFDPGQNITAFSGEELAEMLTGASYLITNDYELQLIMNATGLSKEAILHRVGTLITTLGEEGCVINEKGAETAVPAARITGVKDPTGAGDSFRAGLLRGLALGKPLPVAARMGAVAAAYCVEQHGTQEHTFTEKEFRARYEENFGPLS
- a CDS encoding divalent-cation tolerance protein CutA, with the translated sequence MAAVFVYVTAKDRTEALAIGRTLVEERLVACVNVLDNVRSLYWWEGKVQEEDEALFVAKTRSELMEKVVARVKELHSYQVPCVVALPVAAGNPDFLDWITAETGPQA
- a CDS encoding endonuclease III domain-containing protein; the encoded protein is MRRREQLLEYYQAMLGALGHRHWWPARTPFEVCVGAVLTQNTAWTGVGKAIANLDAAGGLDPQTLFALPQEKIEELIRPAGYFRLKAKRLRSLLEYLRESCGFDLGLLSKRDMGAVREELLGVSGVGPETADSILCYALGMPSFVVDAYTRRILSRHGLVPEDAHYDELREFFMDVLDPDPALYNDFHAQLVRVGNRFCKTRKPLCEECPLGPFLS
- a CDS encoding peptidoglycan DD-metalloendopeptidase family protein translates to MPFGTVSFLILLFLAGAARAGAPYALDPTATEMAARPELGRILANIRFLEVKLRPQTTRLAVLTGERGRLVRERQGIEDELSVLTGRLKAMLPKLWEMEVRLSGVLEASDVAWDESDRNLNWLGAVYGLAREEAGRVGTKNSALAANLAKEARLRPEIDTQAAQTEAIKDALLAERLKLLRELTALRREKPAPAQRLEHILEQASLADISPVSTLDKPLETARGALPWPATGTISAVFAPDGLPPVNGIGITTAAGAKVSAVHWGRVAYAGELKGLGTVVVLSHGGGALTVYSHLSSSSVKAGQELARGEMLGTVGKLQPGTVSGMYFELRFGLKPINPSRWFPAG
- a CDS encoding S41 family peptidase, yielding MSRKVKTGLAVLLVILLLTAGLAIAQEDRFGPLKRFSQVLELVETNYVKNVTRQELIDGAIVGMLQQLDAHSSFLSKEDFKEMQVSTSGEFSGIGIEISVEGGRITVISPIDDTPADKAGLKAGDAILEIEGQSTQDMSLMDAVQRIRGPKGKPVNLTIVHKGSNKPEKLRIVRDAIPIISVKSSEVEPGYLLVRITRFNENTTNELKDAVNSYTKSSALKGIILDLRNNPGGLLDQAVSVSDYFLAKGRIVTIKGKKDEQRKDFDSKKDGSEPSVPVTVVINAGSASASEIVAGALQDNKRALLVGDKTFGKGSVQTVIPLNDGSGIKLTTALYYTPSGRSIQAEGVEPDFKVPLQDTDKEKDLFAQGHQVRERDLTRHLDNVSRKKKPDGTDPKQKIKDLMERDNQLKLALELLKYAPVSSAAN
- a CDS encoding divergent polysaccharide deacetylase family protein, which produces MAQKRPGKPRRRPASKKRGRTPTPAALVFFAGVALAAIILFFGYAFFYLPQKQAEKAQPQTQTQGKAQAPAQAPAAPPVSDQAQAPAQTPVVPPVSPQISEAKPGGPRLTIVIDDLGGSPDQAKELLDLGLPVTFSILPNLTYTKEVDAMAAKAGMEVILHQPMGAYGNSPESPGTLKSGMTVPEVARILTAHLAQLPHATGVSNHTGSKATEDPVLMAAVMVELKSRNLLFLDSLTSAKSVGLKEAAKAGVPAIPRTVFLDNERGQQAALLMLAQAEKEARTKGKAVAIGHPYPETIGALAVWSIRRDKAVRLVPLSALLKTD
- a CDS encoding ABC transporter substrate-binding protein gives rise to the protein MKRLTALFAVVALALAATSALAQQKVVSITQIVEHPALDNTRKGFMDGLKELGVDAKFNVHIAQGNAATNVQIAGQMLDEKPHLVLAIATPGAQVSAQKIKDIPVLFTAVSDPVGAGLVKSMDAPGGNLTGMTDMPPVAKQLELIKTILPKAAKIGIVYNAGEANSVSQVNAVKAAGAKLGMSVVEATVSNSGGVFQAAKSLVGACDAVYIPLDNTVVSAFESLVKICEENKLPLFSSDNESVAKGSIAALALDYYAMGKQTAAMAKKILDGTKPGAMPVESLTNLDVHLNLKAAKAQGVTVPEDVVKKAVKKFE
- a CDS encoding ABC transporter permease, with translation MSFYAFIGALEQGFVFGLMVLGVYLTFRILDFPDLTVDGSLPLGAAVSSVCIGAGLNPYLSLIPATLAGFLAGAVTGILNTRLKILHLLSSILTMIALYSINIRIMGKPNFTLLGKTTVLDSLATLGLPSWMAAPALFALITILAAATLIWFTRTQLGQAMLATGDNPRMITALGVNTGSMIVLGVGLSNALVALCGALVAQNQGSADVNMGVGTIVAGLASVIIGETLLGKGSITKMILAAVTGSVVYRLAIALALSFKMGSFSFAPSDLNLITALIVVAALTAPKLKGSRFWKAAA